From a region of the Eulemur rufifrons isolate Redbay chromosome 7, OSU_ERuf_1, whole genome shotgun sequence genome:
- the NMD3 gene encoding 60S ribosomal export protein NMD3: MEYMTEPADRKPGHILCCECGVPISPNPANICVACLRSKVDISQGIPKQVSISFCKQCQRYFQPPGTWIQCALESRELLALCLKKIKTPLNKVRLVDASFIWTEPHSKRLKVKLTIQKEVMNGAILQQVFVVDYVVQSQMCGDCHRVEAKDFWKAVIQVRQKTLHKKTFYYLEQLILKYGMHQNTLRIKEIHDGLDFYYSSKQHAQKMVEFFQCTVPCRYKASQRLISQDIHSNTYNYKSTFSVEIVPICKDNVVCLSPKLAQSLGNMNQICVCVRVTSAIHLIDPNTLQVADIDGSTFWSHPFNSLCHPKQLEEFIVMECSIVHDLKRSAGAGMISKKHTLGEVWVQKTSEMNTDKQYFCRTHLGHLLNPGDLVLGFDLANCNLNDEHVNKMNSDRVPDVVLIKKSYDRTKRQRRRNWKLKELAKDRENMDTDDERQYQDFLEDLEEDEAIRKNVNIYRDSTIPVESDTDDEGAPRISLAEMLEDLHISQDATGEEGAPMMT; the protein is encoded by the exons CTTGTGCTGTGAGTGTGGTGTTCCGATTAGTCCAAATCCCGCTAATATTTGTGTGGCCTGTTTGCGAAGTAAAGTAGACATCAGCCAAGGTATTCCGAAACAAGTCTCGATTTCTTTCTGCAAACAATGTCAAAG atatttcCAGCCACCAGGAACTTGGATACAGTGTGCTTTAGAATCTAGGGAACTTCTTGCTTtgtgtttgaaaaaaatcaaaactcctCTGAATAAA GTTCGGCTTGTAGATGCAAGCTTTATTTGGACTGAGCCCCATTCTAAGAGACTTAAAGTTAAACTGACTATTCAGAAAGAG gTGATGAATGGTGCTATCCTTCAGCAAGTGTTTGTGGTGGATTATGTTGTTCAGTCCCAGATGTGTGGAGATTGCCATAGAGTGGAAGCTAAGGATTTCTGGAAGGCTGTGATTCAAGTCAGACAAAAG aCTCTGCACAAAAAAACTTTCTACTATCTGGAGCAGTTAATTCTGAAATATGGAATGCATCAGAATACACTTCGCATCAAAGAGATTCATG atggccTGGATTTCTATTATTCCTCAAAACAACATGCTCAGAAGATGGTAGAATTCTTTCAATGTACAGTTCCTTGTAG ATACAAAGCATCCCAAAGATTGATCTCTCAGGATATCCATAGCAACACATATAATTACAAAAGCACTTTTTCTGTGGAAATTGTTCCAATATGCAAg GATAAtgttgtctgtctgtctccaaaaCTGGCACAAAGCCTGGGAAATATGAAccagatttgtgtgtgtgttcgagtAACCAGTGCCATTCACCTCATTGATCCAAACACCCTACAAG TTGCAGATATTGATGGGAGCACTTTCTGGAGTCACCCCTTTAATAGTTTATGCCATCCCAAACAGCTAGAGGAGTTTATTGTGATGGAATGCAGCATAGTCCACGATCTAAAACGCAGTGCAGGTGCTGGAATGATATCAAAAAAG CATACCCTCGGGGAAGTCTGGGTACAGAAAACATCTGAAATGAATACagataaacaatatttttgtCGCACTCATTTGGGACATCTTCTAAATCCTGGAGACCTGGTGTTGgg GTTTGATTTGGCCAACTGTAACTTAAATGATGAGCATGTCAACAAAATGAACTCAGACAGAGTTCCAGATGTG GTATTAATCAAGAAGAGCTATGACCGTACCAAACGTCAGCGTCGTAGAAACTGGAAACTGAAAGAGCTTGCAAAAGATAGAGAAAACATGGATACAGATGACGAAAG ACAATACCAAGATTTCCTTGAAGATCTTGAAGAAGATGAGGCAATTAGAAAGAATGTCAACATCTACAGAG aTTCAACCATCCCTGTGGAAAGTGACACAGATGATGAAGGAGCACCTCGAATTAGTCTGGCTGAGATGCTTGAAGACCTTCATATTTCCCAGGATGCCACTGGTGAAGAAGGTGCACCAATGATGACATAA